Below is a genomic region from Salvelinus fontinalis isolate EN_2023a chromosome 2, ASM2944872v1, whole genome shotgun sequence.
acagtgatacgccatcacatctggtttgcgcttagtgagactatcatttgtttttcaacaggacaatgacccaaaacacctccaggctgtgtaagggctatttgaccaaggagagtgatggagtgctgcatcagataacctggcctccacaatcacccaacctcaacccaattgagatggtttgggatgagttggaccgcagagtgaaagaaaagcagccaacaagtactcagcatatgtgggaactcctccagactgctggaaaagcattccagctgaagctggttgagagaattctaagagtgggcaaagctgtaatcaaggcaaagggtggctactttgaagaatatcaaatataaaatatatctggatttgtttaacactttttttggttactaaatgattccatatgtgttattgcatagttttgatgtcgtcactattattctacaatgtagaaaatagtaaaaaataaagaaaaaccctggaatgagtaggtgtccaaacctctgactggtactgtaagtgatCGCATCAGTGTGGACCTGATACTAATATTGCAGTGTAACTGCTGCCATGCTAGTGTTCGTGTGATCTGCTGTGTGTACCCACCGGGTTTGAGGTCGTAGTGGATGATGGGTGGGCGGATCTCGTTGAGGTACTTGAGGGCGTTGACCATCTGCATGATGATGGAGCGGCCCTCCTTCTCCGACATCAGCTTGTGCTGCTTCAGGTAGAAGTCCAGGTCGttcccctcacagtactctagaACCGTACAGAACCTGGAACACAACGAGATGGAGGAACCCACGGTGAGGTAGTGTTTTAATCTCGAACCGTACAGATCCTGGGACataacgagaaagagagagagcgagagagaggatgtgGTACTGTTCAACTCCAGAACTGCACAGAACAACGAGAGTGGAATCGGCTGTGTGGTACTGTTTTAGTTTAGAAACCGTACAGAGCCTGTTCCACAACGAGAGACAAAGGAACCAACTGTGAGGTACTGTTTCAAAACAGTAGGATAGAGAGTTGAAAGAGAAAAATAACACCGGAACTAGAAACCACCAAAATTCTCACGTTCTATTCCAAAGATGTGTTGGATATGTTCTGCTGCTCTTTGGGGGGGGACTTACGAGTCTGTGTCGAGTGAAAAGTAGTCGTAGAGTTTGACTATCCTTGGGTGGTCCAGCTCCTTATGGATTCTATACTCTCGACATGCGTGTCTGAAAAAGAGACCATATTAAACTCCAATGTTAAAACCAAAGTGCTTCTGTTACCCATATCACCCTGAGGGGAAAAAAAGATTTGTCTATAAGAAAAAGGGAACTCACTTGTGGTAGTTCTCTTTCTTCTCGTCCCTCCAGTTCTTGTTCAACTGGTGGATTTTGACTGCGACGTATCTCTGCTCCGTTAGGTCAAAGGCCTTCAAAAGTGAGAGACATGACATCAATGACAAATAAAAGATTCTATCACATCCATTATTCTTTATCATATCTGAGAGAAACCTGGCACCAACATGAAACCGTATGAAAACTTGGCACCGACTTTAAAAAAATGGATTCAGGTGAACATCAAAAGTTCATCATTATGAGAAAACCTTGGGGACTATGTAGTCGCTGTACTTAGTTCAATGGGTATACAACTATGCATTTGACCATGATGACAAAAATGTCAGTTCCAATGACTGTTAATGAACGGGCAGAGTGCGTTCACCTTGTAAACTTCACTGAAGCCACCTCGGCCTAGTAAGTAGAGCAGCAGGTACCGGTCGTTTAGCGTGGGGTGGTCTTTGAACCTGTTGCGGAAATCAGACATATTCCGATTAAAAGTCAAACAGAGAGAACACAAATAAGAGAACACTGGTAGAGAGCACATACGTGGAGTTATCCTCGTTGTGGATCCTCTTGAGCTCGCGGATGTGCAGGTTCCGTACTCGCTCCAACCTCTCCAGCTCAGCCTGGATCTCTGCCTCCTCCTGCAACACACAGCAAGCTTATTAGCAACTTTTACAGGAACCAACAGATAAACAGTACACAAAGTACatacacaaaacatagaaacattgCATGTAAAACAGCACACTACCTTCTTGAGATGGCCCAGTCTTAGTTTGAAAATCTCCTCTTGTTCGTGATACTCGGCCTGTGATAACCTGGAAGAAGAAGAAACTCACCATCATAAACAGAACCAAACGTGGGAAAATGTATGCATTATAAACAGAGAGTGGAAGAGGCGGGGTAACGTACGCTTCGCTCTCGGCTCCGTTGGCCTTGCTCTTGCGTTTGTTCTGCTCCAGGCTAAGGGGCGGGGTCTGGGCCATTGAGGGTGGTTTCCTCTTGGCCAGggccttcctctgtctctctatgtcctctcgcTGGGAGTTGATCCTCTCCTGTTGCCTAGAGACGAGACACAGACAGGAGATGGGGAGGGTCAGTGCtgatgtgagagagaaagagattaaaAACaacagaggaaggtagagaggaggagtatgaaggaggagaggatgagatgcAGTGAGAGAGGTTTTTGAGTGACCCTTACTTGATAAGGTTCTGAAAGGCATATCCGTCGGTCCACTGTTCTGTGAATGAGGCACCATGTCGGACGGTGGTGAAGTGACCCAGACGAAGACGGTCCTGCATGCTCTTGTCGCGACACGCCATCTTCTCCTGCTTTGACTGGggggagaaaacacacacacacacacgttatactTGGGGAAAGCTAGTCCTTGGTCAAAAAAATAGACATGGGTAAGTTATTCTAGACTCCCAAGCCTGTTGTAGGGACAGAGGGAGAACTCACTTTCTCAATCAGCAGCTTCTTGCTCATGGTCACACATTTGTTCAAGCGTTCTTTGTACCGCTCAAGCATCCTCTGCTGCTCATCCAACTGCCTTCGAAGGTCACAGTTCGCCTGaaacattaattaattaattaatagtCCTTTTAATGAAACAACGCTGTTTTATAATGTCAGATGGTAGTTTCTGAGGAGATCTGTTCCCATGTCTGGAGCATAATGCTGTCTCATGACGAGGCCAACAACATGTTATTCCATTAGAAGACAGAATGGGAAAACAAGGACACGTTGATGGCAGTGGTGTTCCCACCCGCAGTAAGTCATCGATCCTCCCCTCCTTCTTCTCCAGGTCAGAGTTCTTGTTGTTCTCCATAGCAGTTAGCTTCTCTACCGTCAGGTCAGACTGCAGGAGGAGAACCAGAGGACGAGAAATAGCGATGAAGTCAAACATTCACCAGAGACGtgtcatattatacaggaagttATTACAGACATCACCAGTGCTCTGTGTGTATCTGTACAGAAGGTGTAAGGTAACAGCTACCTGTGTGGCTTTGTGGTTCATGTAGAGGGAGACAGGCTTTAGGGAACAGGATGAGTGCTCTGTGTTGGCTGAACCCATAGAGGACGGGCTGCCCTGCTGCATCTGGGATACAAAGACATCCACACATACCACTAACATCATTTCATGGACCACAGTAACATTCTGCTTTGCATTCAGGTCAGTTTGAAGGACATGATGGGTTCGTTAGGAACGGGGGGAGAAAAGAAAGATACGGTGAAAAGGGAGGAGGAAAAAGAACAGGGAAGTGAGGGAGCATGCTCACCGTGCCTGGGGGGTTGGAGAGGGAGTGATGTTGTGGGGAGGACCGGACAACTGGAGGGAGACTCCTGGCAGGACTGGTACCAGGACCGCTACCACCCGCAAACTGACAGATTTAATGGAAAAGTCAGAAGAAGAGCGAAGGAATTCAAAGCTATGGATGCGTTTTGCCTGAAAGTGAGCACACTCACCTCAAAATAATCACTAATTTTCTGTCCTCTCGCTCCTCCTTTCcctggagaagaaaaaaaaaaggcaGAAAATCTGTGGGCCGTTGATCTATTCTgacaacaaaatggctgccgaCAAGGCACGACTGAGGTGAAAGAGAGATCacggaggaagggagacagacatCTCACCTTGGCTGCTGTCGTACGGCTCTGCTTTCCTCTTCCTCGTTCTCTGGTCGTTGGGCTTTTTCTCTGGGGTCTGGATAAAGAGCAGGAGAAACACATTGTACTTTATGACAGCGGAAGATGTCTAAAATATCACATAAGAGTGAAAACATGTATGGCGTCACTGCTGTGGGACACTGACCTCCAGCTCTTTGTCACTGAGAGAGCCCACGCTGCACAGACTCTGATTGGATGACTCATTGTGGCCTGAACCCTgttcaaaaacaaacaaacaaacccacACAATTACACGTCAGACAAAGAGTGGAAGGATATGCCAAGGGCAGGGAGGGACTAAACTTAATTCACAATTAAACCAGGAGTGTGGTAGGGAGGGATGGGGATTATGCCTTCATTTGACTGACTGCTTCTCCCCATGGCTACTCTCTGGTGAACAGATAAGGTGAGTGATTgtttgtgagagacagagagagcagaagagagtcGGGTTGAGCTAATATCATCACCATTCGTCTCCACACTGTGCACCTACCCTATCAATTCTAAATGTCTGTTCCCTAGGTGATGCCTGTCACTCAAATGACTCACTTTTGAATTCACCAGGCTCTGCCATATCAGAGAAATATACTTAGTCATTCTGGGCACATAATGCTGCTCCCTCTAACTAAATTGAACCTGAAATTGCTGAACATCAGACATAACTAATGCAGGTGGGAGTAGGTCTCTCTCAATCTTTTTCTCCCTCACACTCTCGCCTTTCATTATTTCATCCTCATTCTCTCCAGCCTTGTTCAAACAATTTTGAAATCCTACTACTCAGATAGGGTATTGGAGGGCtttcagtgtttcccctgtattcACTTAGCAGTGGCGCAGCTAAATGAAATACTTTCTGTCCATCCTTAAAATGTATGTAGAAAATATAATTGACCTATATATTTTGTTATATAATCTTTGAGAACTAGAAATCCCCTAAATAATAACtaactagacagtcagggagaataaaaaattacaaaaacaatGGCTGGTTTACTGACGGGGCATGCAGGGTACATGCCCAGGGGCCCCCATAGGTTAAGTTATAATGTGTAAGCATAAGAACACAGAAACGCTTAGAATAGCAGGAAATGTGCTTTCACAATGCAAAATTCTCTCAGCTCCATTGCAAAAttggtagaattgcaggaaattagctgaaaAACAGCACATTCCTCTCTGTCGTCAATTCTGGACCTATTTAAGCAGCGCCCACAATGCTTATAAGGCAGCTCAGGATGACTGATAGGGAGCAGAGCTACAGGGCTGTTCAAGGTCGAGAGAGACAGGCTGAGCTGCCCTCATTATATCTTGGGGCTTTCAGACCTATAACACCAGGGCATGCTATATGTCGCTCATCTCTCTCTAGGCTaatacttcctctctctctatcccagtctttCCACACACTGCAACTCTGTCAGACGGACCCTGGTCAGACGGGGTGGCCGTGGTGTGATGCTTTAGCGGGAGCCGCCATTTTCTCTGCGACAGCACCGTGCTCTGGGTTCAGTTCTGCCTATGGCTGGCATAGAGCCCAGTCCTGGCTCTGATTCACTCTCTGCGCTCCGGATCACTTTCCACAAAGGCAGCTCTCTAAGATGGAGTTTACCTCAGCACCACCAGGCAGGACCTCTAATCAAAAGCCAGAGCGCTACTGCCATAACATCTGGTCAGGGTTTCTATGCGGATGAGGGTGACCGGCATTCATGCCCTTCCCTGCCCCACTTCCCCCTCCTGCCCGTTCCCTTCTTGGCAGCCCTCCGCACATGCATATGCAGCCACCACATCATGAGCCAGTAGGAGAGGATACCATATTACACCAgccaacaaacacagacacacagctccacattctcaagagagagagagagagagagagaggcggagggggCCAGCCAGTCCCTGGCCAAGCTCAACCAGAAATAGAGAATCAAACAAAGAAAGGGAGAAACAaagagaaggggtgagagagagacaaagaaagataGATATGGTCCTAAAGTAGATGTGCAACACTGAGATCCCGTTGTCAGTCCTACATTAGTAGAAAGGGTGGAGTGGCAAAGGAGCAGGACCCTATATAGGGCTATCTCATCTCCAATGATATAGTGTAGTAACACAGACCTTAGCCACGCCGACCCCAGTGAAGCGAGCCTCCAGCAGCTCCTGGCGTCGCGGGTCCAGGCTGTGCAGTTCTTCCATCATGGCTGCAGGGACAATGAGCAAGAAACACACCATTTGATATCAGATCGGTTTACTTTCCATAGCACAGACGAACATCATACAGAGTAAGAATACAAGAGGTTGGAAATCCTCTGACAACAGCTTGAGGATTTAGTGACACAACCAGTTCAGGGTTGCCTATAGATGAATGTGTTGACGCATGCAACTATAAATTCGCAGAAACTGACTCATGGAGAACCTTAGACACACCTGTTTttgttaaaaaaatctaaagtCACCACCACTGATTCCAACACAGAActtgatcaacaacaacaaatcaaGCCTAAGACTAAACAGGCAAGAGTTGTACATACTCTAGTGCTGACATGGGACATTTCAGCAAATATGGTTTGAAAACTGTGATTACAGTATTGTGATAAGATTAGTGAATCTGATTGAGTCATTTTGCcacatagctaactagctaggcgACGAAGCAGACCGTTTTGGCAAGAAGGGTCAGGCCAGCGACCAACCAACTTGTTAATAGTATATCAaatcaactagctagctaactaactagctgaTCGAAGAATACAGGCAGCTTGCCATCATCCACTTGCAGTGGACAAACTACTAACAATGAGAGTAACATGATAGACATTGTCATGACTCATGATCATTTGTTCATTACTTTAGTTGACGTGTGTCAATATTTCACCCCCCCCAAGCTAAATGTTtgttaactagctagttagctacagtaactaGCTAACGTCCGACGTTAGCCACCTGGTGCAGCTAACTAGTAACTAGCAAGTTGGTCACTTCGTTGGCAAATATGTCTGATAGGTAActaaaaaacaaaatgttatgTTAACAAAATATACCTACTTGCAAAATGGTCAATTTAAGGAGGGGGATAGataactagttagctaactaacgttactaGGTTAAGGGTGATGGACAGCGACATGTCAAATGTTCGAttaacatgtaacgttagctagttagctacataaAAACTGCTGTTTTTCAGGAATATTATGACCCAACCCTAAGTTTTATGCTAGAAATAAAACATTAATACAACTCGACCAAGGTTACCTGTTGTAATTATATTTTCCACGGGTCCAATCTTTTTATGTCCACGATTCTTGTCTCCCTACCTCGACACTGCCAAACGAGGCCTCATCCAAATCCTCGTTCTTCGGTGTTGATTTGTTACCGGTTAGGAGACGAGCGACTACTTGGCCCCCCAATAACGACGGATAGTTCCCTTCTAGGCCTAGAAGTCCTGGGGTATCCCGAACCCGCCTTTCCGCACTCCCTACACGGGTATCCCCAGGTTCACATTCCTTTCATCAAGGGCCGTACCATGCCTCTTTCGGGGTATTTTATCCCGAACAATGACCATCAGTTGCCCTTTTCATCGCGAATATGATCCAACGATGTGGCTATTTTGTGTTATAATTTTGTCCTCCGATCTGATATGTTCGGTCTAATTCGGTACTCAATCAGAACAAAGTTGGTGTTCGGCTTCACCTTCCTCGCCCTAGCAAACAATTTGTTACGGAAGTTGTGTTGTTCCGATCATTTCAGTTGAATCTGGATCGGTTCGGTTTCTCATTTTTTGGGGGAATGTAAACAATAATCGGTAAATCTCCCTTTATTCTCGTGATTGTTCAAATTTGTCTTTCCGCCTTCACCACAACCACGCCTGCCCCCAAAACCGACTGTAGACCAATTGAAGTCGATTTACAAACTAGCTACATGCAATCTAAAACTGCCCATAAGGTTTCAGGGAGACAGAAATGCAATCATCTTTTTTTATGTGAAGTGAAGGCAATTATCTGAAAGGAATCATGTCACAATGATGGGTTTACACACTGTTTTTTAATCATTTAAGTggtgaatgtaaaaaaaaaaagaagtttaCTCATACAGCACAATTTATCTAAAATAATGGATTATGACAAACAGTCTGTTGAATGTAAACATTAGAATATTGCGTTTCCAGACCTTTGTTCAGGTTTCATTAGCTCATCAGCCTTCTCTATATTCCGTTTCTGAGTCATGTCCACCTCTCAGTCAGAAATTCATTATCAAATAGCACCCGGGGGAAACCAGAGCTGTGAAGACAAATGGCTGAGGGAACCCAATAGAAAAACATGTCTAATGCTTTGCACACACATCACCCCTCAATCCATCTCCATGGTGTCCATCATCACAATGGTCACATGGAGGTATCCATCCCTCCCAGGGGTTGCAGTCCCACATATACCTCAGACACTAGTTCAATGATAAGCCACAGTGTTCTCTCTGCTGTTCCTGGCTCACTCCTGTGTCTCTGGCGGTTGGGTATGAGGCTTGCGGTACTTGC
It encodes:
- the LOC129829362 gene encoding serine/threonine-protein kinase tousled-like 2 isoform X2, which translates into the protein MMEELHSLDPRRQELLEARFTGVGVAKGSGHNESSNQSLCSVGSLSDKELETPEKKPNDQRTRKRKAEPYDSSQGKGGARGQKISDYFEMQQGSPSSMGSANTEHSSCSLKPVSLYMNHKATQSDLTVEKLTAMENNKNSDLEKKEGRIDDLLRANCDLRRQLDEQQRMLERYKERLNKCVTMSKKLLIEKSKQEKMACRDKSMQDRLRLGHFTTVRHGASFTEQWTDGYAFQNLIKQQERINSQREDIERQRKALAKRKPPSMAQTPPLSLEQNKRKSKANGAESEALSQAEYHEQEEIFKLRLGHLKKEEAEIQAELERLERVRNLHIRELKRIHNEDNSTFKDHPTLNDRYLLLYLLGRGGFSEVYKAFDLTEQRYVAVKIHQLNKNWRDEKKENYHKHACREYRIHKELDHPRIVKLYDYFSLDTDSFCTVLEYCEGNDLDFYLKQHKLMSEKEGRSIIMQMVNALKYLNEIRPPIIHYDLKPGNILLVNGTACGEIKITDFGLSKIMDDDSYNSVDGMELTSQGAGTYWYLPPECFVVGKEPPKISNKVDVWSVGVIFYQALYGRKPFGHNQSQQDILQENTILKATEVQFPPKPVVTPEAKAFIRRCLVYRKEDRIDVHQLASDPFLMPHIRKSVATSGASGTAIPSTSSSSNSSASN
- the LOC129829362 gene encoding serine/threonine-protein kinase tousled-like 2 isoform X1 — translated: MMEELHSLDPRRQELLEARFTGVGVAKGSGHNESSNQSLCSVGSLSDKELETPEKKPNDQRTRKRKAEPYDSSQGKGGARGQKISDYFEFAGGSGPGTSPARSLPPVVRSSPQHHSLSNPPGTMQQGSPSSMGSANTEHSSCSLKPVSLYMNHKATQSDLTVEKLTAMENNKNSDLEKKEGRIDDLLRANCDLRRQLDEQQRMLERYKERLNKCVTMSKKLLIEKSKQEKMACRDKSMQDRLRLGHFTTVRHGASFTEQWTDGYAFQNLIKQQERINSQREDIERQRKALAKRKPPSMAQTPPLSLEQNKRKSKANGAESEALSQAEYHEQEEIFKLRLGHLKKEEAEIQAELERLERVRNLHIRELKRIHNEDNSTFKDHPTLNDRYLLLYLLGRGGFSEVYKAFDLTEQRYVAVKIHQLNKNWRDEKKENYHKHACREYRIHKELDHPRIVKLYDYFSLDTDSFCTVLEYCEGNDLDFYLKQHKLMSEKEGRSIIMQMVNALKYLNEIRPPIIHYDLKPGNILLVNGTACGEIKITDFGLSKIMDDDSYNSVDGMELTSQGAGTYWYLPPECFVVGKEPPKISNKVDVWSVGVIFYQALYGRKPFGHNQSQQDILQENTILKATEVQFPPKPVVTPEAKAFIRRCLVYRKEDRIDVHQLASDPFLMPHIRKSVATSGASGTAIPSTSSSSNSSASN
- the LOC129829362 gene encoding serine/threonine-protein kinase tousled-like 2 isoform X3, encoding MAAPITLGGIVEQNITETGQILPESTSGELKRPPFGTRFLTDPRQVFQHNAWDNVEWTEEQEAAAKKKVQENSQPLPQEKQEDFDCRANEYWNEFYTIHENRFFKDRHWLFTEFPELAPQCRLNRDSCIGDHRAEDNEPHGLEQCQGQSSEVSPLAPVDGDFPGSSAMYRILEVGCGVGSTVFPILKTNNDPGLFVYCCDFSSTAVELVKANSEYDPGRCYAFVHDLGDEGAIYPVQDASMGVIVLIFVLSALHPDKMQASISRLARLLKPGGVLLLRDYGRYDMAQLRFKKGRCLSDNFYVRGDGTRVYFFTQAMMEELHSLDPRRQELLEARFTGVGVAKGSGHNESSNQSLCSVGSLSDKELETPEKKPNDQRTRKRKAEPYDSSQGKGGARGQKISDYFEFAGGSGPGTSPARSLPPVVRSSPQHHSLSNPPGTMQQGSPSSMGSANTEHSSCSLKPVSLYMNHKATQSDLTVEKLTAMENNKNSDLEKKEGRIDDLLRANCDLRRQLDEQQRMLERYKERLNKCVTMSKKLLIEKSKQEKMACRDKSMQDRLRLGHFTTVRHGASFTEQWTDGYAFQNLIKQQERINSQREDIERQRKALAKRKPPSMAQTPPLSLEQNKRKSKANGAESEALSQAEYHEQEEIFKLRLGHLKKEEAEIQAELERLERVRNLHIRELKRIHNEDNSTFKDHPTLNDRYLLLYLLGRGGFSEVYKAFDLTEQRYVAVKIHQLNKNWRDEKKENYHKHACREYRIHKELDHPRIVKLYDYFSLDTDSFCTVLEYCEGNDLDFYLKQHKLMSEKEGRSIIMQMVNALKYLNEIRPPIIHYDLKPGNILLVNGTACGEIKITDFGLSKIMDDDSYNSVDGMELTSQGAGTYWYLPPECFVVGKEPPKISNKVDVWSVGVIFYQALYGRKPFGHNQSQQDILQENTILKATEVQFPPKPVVTPEAKAFIRRCLVYRKEDRIDVHQLASDPFLMPHIRKSVATSGASGTAIPSTSSSSNSSASN